In a single window of the Methanolobus psychrophilus R15 genome:
- a CDS encoding cell surface protein yields the protein MKIDRNVIFKYLVLLFVLALCINTVSGAEIRVGESETYSTITEAYNSASYYDVIIVGDGIYTENISIQKPITIRSENGSASTIIQPDSDTSVFVIAANNVTIDGFHIKSGTSSTISVLAHSVSNGTIINNELSQYTSGIVILDSKNMTLNNNSFSSNSVSIILIDSINCTLSNNTMSSVDYNFGVLTSDPDNLEYYLHNIDSSNQVNGKVLYYLVNEANIEVFSDAGQVYAVNSSNITVKDITVSHAIDGIAFINTSNSKIENVDISFCDDGILLLNSNFNTVTGITVNDSYYGIHNHNSDNNRLISNTINNNEDTGVQLCSSNNITMSSNTVSGNGYQGIGAYDSTGIILSGNTANENYIGLGLYDSNNNTLSSNTANRNARAGIRISDSRDNLLIGNTADDSNSNSMITAVRNMNSEPVENFWLTTYGIERNSKRDALQDFVLLDNYASIMVSDPVSYGIEVLFCYNTTLSENHATGSDYALRVRETENITVNKLVVTGGLAGISFAGNFYDIHLSERSSAPASPSGKTNVNGYVDIAYLNYGIASMAMYVPMGMDIKFSYDDSGMSTAGESSIDLYNLSGSEWVKVPGSTLNTQHNYVSASIDAPEITIGGGTVLAPAPRIVTLALFKDSQRTGSSVVARERSQGTITDLPRGSDGGLSKDTFVYSSDSTTTLTLFAGTKALDPLGNPVNSIIVTTPSSLPSDTPREVVESGLYFRFGPSGTTFSQDVMVTMDFDPADFEGRTPVIYTYTSEDGWIALETTVDWENGRATAYISHFSLYALFGTNAEPVKEVSLEPAPETTEQALVEETPTEESTDEKGFGFVPWVIGIVLVIGLGLIYGNKKKNNKGL from the coding sequence ATGAAAATAGACAGAAACGTAATATTTAAATACTTAGTACTATTGTTTGTACTGGCTTTATGCATCAATACGGTGTCCGGTGCCGAAATCCGAGTCGGTGAAAGTGAAACATACTCGACTATTACTGAAGCATATAATAGTGCAAGTTATTATGATGTTATTATTGTCGGAGATGGGATTTACACTGAAAATATTAGCATCCAGAAACCAATTACGATTCGCTCTGAGAATGGTTCTGCCAGCACAATAATTCAGCCTGACTCTGACACATCGGTATTTGTTATAGCTGCCAACAATGTAACTATTGACGGATTCCATATTAAAAGTGGTACAAGCTCAACGATTAGCGTTTTAGCACACTCTGTTTCTAACGGCACTATAATAAACAATGAACTATCTCAATACACGAGTGGTATTGTCATCTTGGATTCAAAGAACATGACTTTGAACAATAACTCATTTAGTTCTAATTCCGTTTCTATTATTCTGATAGATTCCATAAATTGTACACTTAGTAATAATACAATGTCATCTGTCGACTATAATTTTGGTGTTTTGACCTCGGACCCGGACAATCTGGAGTATTATTTACATAATATTGATTCCAGCAACCAAGTTAATGGAAAAGTATTATATTATCTGGTCAATGAAGCAAACATAGAAGTGTTTTCCGATGCCGGACAGGTGTACGCTGTAAATTCCAGCAACATTACTGTTAAGGATATTACAGTATCCCATGCTATAGATGGCATAGCATTTATAAATACTAGCAATTCAAAAATCGAGAATGTTGACATATCATTTTGTGATGACGGCATTTTACTGTTGAATTCCAACTTCAATACTGTCACCGGCATAACAGTCAATGATAGTTACTACGGAATTCACAATCATAACTCCGATAACAATCGTTTGATCAGCAATACAATAAATAACAATGAGGACACAGGAGTTCAGCTCTGTTCTTCAAATAACATTACTATGAGCAGCAATACCGTCAGTGGAAATGGCTATCAAGGAATAGGTGCCTATGACTCAACTGGTATTATTCTGTCCGGTAATACGGCTAATGAAAATTATATTGGCCTTGGTCTTTATGACTCAAACAATAACACCCTAAGTAGCAACACTGCAAATAGAAATGCTCGTGCAGGCATTAGAATCAGTGACTCTCGTGATAATCTGCTTATCGGGAATACTGCTGACGATAGCAACAGTAACTCCATGATAACTGCAGTCCGTAATATGAATAGTGAACCCGTCGAGAACTTCTGGTTGACTACATACGGAATTGAAAGAAATTCAAAACGCGATGCTTTACAGGATTTTGTTCTTCTGGATAACTACGCGTCCATTATGGTAAGTGACCCTGTTTCATATGGCATAGAAGTTTTGTTTTGTTACAACACAACGTTATCCGAAAACCATGCAACCGGCAGTGACTATGCATTGCGTGTCAGGGAAACGGAAAACATAACTGTCAATAAACTGGTGGTTACCGGTGGTCTTGCCGGGATTTCTTTTGCTGGAAACTTTTATGATATACACCTAAGCGAAAGATCCTCAGCTCCTGCATCTCCGTCAGGAAAAACGAATGTAAATGGTTATGTGGACATTGCCTATTTGAATTATGGTATAGCAAGTATGGCCATGTATGTTCCTATGGGTATGGACATCAAATTCTCATATGATGATTCGGGAATGAGCACTGCCGGAGAATCGTCAATAGACCTGTATAATCTCAGTGGCAGTGAGTGGGTTAAAGTTCCGGGCTCTACACTCAATACCCAGCACAACTATGTATCTGCAAGCATCGATGCACCTGAAATTACCATTGGTGGTGGAACAGTACTCGCACCCGCTCCACGTATAGTTACATTGGCACTTTTCAAGGATTCACAACGAACCGGCAGTTCAGTTGTCGCAAGGGAAAGAAGCCAGGGAACTATAACCGATCTGCCTCGGGGAAGTGATGGAGGACTGAGCAAAGATACTTTTGTTTACTCTTCGGATTCAACCACCACCCTGACACTATTTGCGGGAACAAAAGCTCTTGACCCATTAGGTAACCCTGTGAACAGTATCATAGTGACTACTCCTTCCTCCCTGCCTTCAGATACTCCAAGAGAAGTAGTTGAATCCGGCCTGTACTTCAGGTTCGGTCCCTCAGGAACCACATTCAGCCAGGACGTGATGGTAACAATGGACTTCGACCCTGCAGACTTTGAAGGCAGGACTCCTGTGATCTACACATACACGTCAGAAGATGGCTGGATCGCCCTGGAAACAACCGTGGACTGGGAGAACGGCAGAGCAACAGCTTATATCAGTCATTTCTCACTATATGCACTGTTTGGAACTAATGCTGAGCCTGTAAAAGAAGTCTCATTAGAGCCAGCTCCAGAAACTACTGAACAGGCTTTGGTTGAAGAAACTCCTACAGAAGAATCCACTGATGAAAAAGGATTTGGTTTCGTTCCATGGGTAATTGGAATTGTGCTTGTGATTGGTCTGGGGCTCATCTATGGAAATAAGAAAAAGAATAACAAGGGGCTTTAA
- a CDS encoding ribonuclease III, with translation MMNRDELQRLFHLENDPMLFETALSPRSCGGNAKYERLALYGDSVLDMHLYDYLFDKGLILKGQVSYYKGTIHQKPVIKAFAEEVLGLSAIMSPLDKTYSPEERDMAETFEALLGSSFQVNGLGACKEIVYSFIEFALNEQRRLQEEGMFDLSRNYIGELLEMFPGKKLNELLGEPTEYRLPTGRTAYQIAGSTTIEGITYDICTSQYPRKRMAQQEAAYIVLCKINGEDPKFDPAYDIIPVQEKTVTVKTSITSEELVFCKPSSGSGSMEVSTDNGELLVDWAERKAKKDAYKMLVLLSSRADDVRGAPWICDTSEGVLALVTIKLGDEMHFAIGVGPSNSKARTSAAEKLILESNIFRWLEEHYPAAKI, from the coding sequence ATGATGAACAGGGATGAGCTCCAGAGATTATTCCATCTTGAAAATGATCCGATGCTGTTTGAGACAGCTCTCAGCCCTCGGTCATGTGGAGGGAATGCAAAGTATGAACGGCTTGCTTTATATGGAGATTCCGTACTCGACATGCACTTGTACGATTATTTGTTCGACAAGGGACTGATACTGAAAGGACAGGTCTCATATTATAAAGGAACAATACACCAAAAACCTGTTATCAAAGCATTTGCAGAGGAAGTTTTAGGCCTTTCGGCAATTATGTCTCCTCTGGACAAAACATATAGTCCGGAAGAACGGGATATGGCTGAAACCTTTGAGGCCTTGCTTGGATCTTCTTTTCAGGTCAATGGGCTTGGGGCATGCAAGGAAATTGTTTATTCTTTTATCGAATTTGCTCTGAATGAACAGAGAAGGTTGCAGGAAGAAGGCATGTTTGACCTGTCGAGAAACTACATTGGAGAGCTTCTGGAGATGTTCCCAGGTAAAAAATTGAATGAACTGCTTGGCGAACCAACAGAATATCGTTTGCCCACTGGAAGGACTGCTTATCAGATCGCTGGCAGCACTACTATAGAGGGCATAACCTATGATATTTGCACTTCTCAGTATCCTAGAAAGAGAATGGCTCAGCAGGAAGCTGCGTACATTGTTCTCTGTAAAATCAACGGAGAAGACCCCAAGTTTGATCCTGCATATGATATCATACCAGTGCAAGAAAAGACAGTCACCGTAAAAACATCCATTACTAGCGAAGAGCTTGTATTCTGCAAACCTTCCTCCGGAAGCGGATCCATGGAGGTGAGCACTGATAATGGAGAGTTGCTGGTAGATTGGGCAGAACGCAAGGCTAAGAAAGATGCTTACAAGATGCTGGTTCTACTCAGTAGCAGAGCGGATGACGTTAGAGGGGCACCTTGGATATGCGATACTTCTGAAGGCGTATTGGCCCTTGTCACTATAAAACTTGGAGATGAGATGCACTTTGCGATCGGTGTCGGGCCCAGCAATTCAAAAGCCAGAACGAGCGCAGCGGAAAAATTGATTCTGGAGTCAAATATCTTCAGGTGGCTTGAGGAGCACTATCCAGCTGCAAAGATATGA
- a CDS encoding transposase, whose amino-acid sequence MQQKLRTYDIIPNENICFPVGTIVAVNQLYDILDFPTVFGKHKKNGIDINNLLKALVSYKLTDNFSISKAHDWINRDEVLDIFDLEDFSERTLYRVLEILGNNRETIISDIQDRLFDRYDFEHTNINMDWTSIVLYGDKSPLGKYGYSRDYRPDKKQITLGITELADPINVSIGITVEQGNMHDQKHFRKTYQQVNKRIKQGSLVVFDKGAHSIENTAMIRADDMQYLTARKLNKSDDKIIANFGDYSLETIDSDDGMYGMKIVKPSSVNYLALLIKYS is encoded by the coding sequence ATGCAACAAAAACTAAGAACATATGACATTATTCCTAACGAGAATATATGCTTTCCTGTCGGAACTATTGTGGCAGTAAACCAACTTTATGATATCCTTGACTTTCCTACTGTTTTCGGTAAACACAAAAAGAATGGTATTGATATCAACAACCTGCTGAAGGCTCTTGTAAGCTACAAGCTTACAGATAATTTCAGCATAAGTAAAGCTCATGACTGGATAAACCGTGATGAGGTACTTGATATCTTCGATCTCGAAGATTTCAGTGAAAGGACACTTTACAGGGTTCTTGAAATCCTGGGAAATAATCGTGAAACGATTATTTCCGACATTCAGGATAGACTGTTTGACAGGTATGACTTCGAACATACCAACATCAATATGGATTGGACGAGTATCGTTCTGTATGGGGATAAATCTCCTCTCGGAAAGTATGGATATAGCAGAGATTACAGGCCTGACAAAAAACAGATAACTTTGGGTATAACTGAACTTGCAGATCCCATAAACGTGTCTATAGGCATCACCGTAGAACAGGGAAATATGCATGATCAGAAACACTTCAGGAAAACGTATCAACAAGTAAACAAAAGGATCAAGCAAGGATCACTTGTTGTTTTCGATAAAGGAGCTCACAGCATAGAGAACACTGCCATGATAAGGGCAGATGATATGCAGTATCTGACTGCAAGGAAGCTCAATAAGAGTGACGATAAGATAATAGCTAATTTCGGGGACTATTCTCTTGAAACCATTGACTCTGATGATGGCATGTATGGAATGAAGATAGTAAAACCAAGTAGTGTTAACTATTTGGCATTGTTAATTAAGTATAGTTAG
- a CDS encoding IS1 transposase, which yields MTDNWKAYAEFLPDEVHTRSKAETYTVEGYNSIFRHFLARLRRKTKCYTKSLEMLKYSVLLLMKYRNNELTILN from the coding sequence ATGACCGATAACTGGAAAGCATATGCAGAGTTTCTTCCAGATGAGGTTCATACACGATCAAAAGCAGAAACCTATACAGTGGAAGGATATAACAGCATATTCAGGCACTTTCTGGCAAGATTACGAAGAAAAACAAAATGTTATACTAAGAGTCTTGAAATGCTAAAATACTCTGTTCTTCTTTTGATGAAGTATAGAAATAATGAACTAACTATACTTAATTAA
- a CDS encoding transposase, giving the protein MRQIEEAKEIQESIDKNKKLPKKFRINNALVDVVYSLQTKLVNLDEEEAIKLLEEHLITGREGFFCLRSSKNLTLKQALQTYRKKDSIEKIIHSLKNEIEIKPLRVWSDASVYGAIIIGFIAQLFISLLRYEFNELKHKSTKFIKNSLLNLTVTVDFMKEGSKKYIYANFDAINN; this is encoded by the coding sequence ATGAGGCAGATAGAGGAAGCAAAAGAGATACAGGAATCTATTGATAAGAATAAGAAGCTGCCTAAAAAGTTCAGGATCAATAATGCCCTTGTTGATGTTGTTTATTCATTGCAGACAAAGCTGGTGAATCTTGATGAAGAAGAAGCTATCAAACTTCTCGAAGAACATCTGATCACAGGCAGAGAGGGATTTTTCTGCCTGAGATCAAGCAAGAATTTGACACTGAAACAAGCTCTTCAAACATACAGGAAAAAGGACTCAATAGAAAAGATCATCCATTCCCTGAAGAATGAGATTGAGATCAAACCGCTAAGAGTGTGGTCGGATGCTAGTGTTTATGGAGCTATTATTATCGGGTTCATTGCACAATTGTTCATATCGCTGTTGCGATATGAGTTCAATGAACTCAAACATAAGTCCACAAAATTCATTAAAAATAGCTTATTGAATTTGACAGTTACCGTCGATTTCATGAAAGAAGGGTCGAAAAAGTACATTTATGCCAACTTTGATGCTATAAATAACTGA
- a CDS encoding transposase codes for MIIKNTDYVKANAFAFYSINGNSIIDFMKSSKTEDVCEFLEKIVEQNPGKRIILVLDNARSHHAKKTISKARDLKITLVFLPPYSPDLNPVEFVWKTIKREVSVKFVRSKEHLRDIIKMEFMRVESSLSFAKKWIETFNAQIKSVIC; via the coding sequence TTGATAATAAAAAATACGGATTACGTTAAAGCAAATGCATTTGCGTTTTATTCGATCAACGGGAACAGTATCATTGATTTTATGAAAAGCTCAAAAACAGAAGATGTGTGTGAATTCCTGGAAAAAATTGTAGAGCAAAACCCAGGGAAAAGAATAATTCTTGTTCTCGATAATGCAAGATCGCATCATGCAAAGAAAACGATAAGTAAAGCGAGAGATTTAAAAATAACACTTGTGTTCCTACCACCTTATTCACCTGATCTAAATCCAGTAGAATTTGTCTGGAAAACAATCAAAAGAGAAGTGTCAGTCAAATTTGTCAGATCAAAAGAACATTTGAGGGATATTATCAAAATGGAATTTATGAGGGTAGAGAGCTCATTATCGTTTGCAAAAAAATGGATAGAAACATTTAATGCACAAATAAAAAGTGTGATTTGTTGA
- a CDS encoding ISA1083-3 transposase: MAGKEQILIDRKVILDEINDLITHENNSRVLKRLYFVKFRYLGDSVEEAATKVGVTKKTGYCWQESWNKGGYTALMPNFGGGRKSKLTDEQKKELRALLENKDYWTTREVWKLIKEKYGVEYSEKQVGVILHSFNMYHSKPYPLDYRRPKNAEEILKKTNRSNSKTYWSR; encoded by the coding sequence ATGGCGGGGAAAGAACAAATTCTGATTGACCGAAAGGTAATTCTCGACGAGATTAACGATTTGATCACACACGAGAACAATTCAAGAGTGTTGAAAAGGCTCTATTTTGTTAAATTTAGATATTTAGGGGATTCTGTAGAAGAAGCTGCTACTAAAGTAGGAGTGACTAAGAAAACAGGATATTGCTGGCAAGAAAGTTGGAATAAAGGCGGCTATACCGCCTTAATGCCAAATTTTGGCGGAGGTAGGAAATCCAAACTTACTGATGAACAAAAAAAGGAATTAAGAGCTTTGTTGGAAAATAAGGATTACTGGACTACAAGAGAAGTCTGGAAGTTAATAAAGGAAAAATATGGCGTAGAATATTCAGAGAAACAAGTAGGAGTTATACTTCACAGTTTTAACATGTATCACTCAAAGCCATATCCCCTTGACTACAGAAGACCTAAAAACGCTGAAGAGATCTTAAAAAAAACTAACCGAAGCAATTCCAAAACATATTGGTCAAGATGA
- a CDS encoding N(5),N(10)-methenyltetrahydromethanopterin cyclohydrolase — protein MTGNQLYKSDNVISVNEKGIAIIDEMLDWEEELKIKSTELDNGATIIDCGVDMEGGYDAGMYLSRLCVADLADLSYTKFDIGGLPMPAIQVATDHPTIACMASQYAGWRISVGKYFGMGSGPARALGLKPKELYEEIGYKDDSEFAVLVMESSALPTEEVVEYIAKHCSVDTENVYIAVAPTASIAGCVQISARVVETGIHKLESIGFDINTIKSGFGVAPIAPIVGDDTKCMGSTNDCIIYCGETYYTVEYGDAEKLEEFVKKAPSTTSKDFGKPFYNTFKEAGFDFFKVDAGMFAPAKITINDLKSKKSFTSGKINPGILLESFKVKEV, from the coding sequence ATGACAGGCAATCAACTGTATAAGAGTGATAATGTGATAAGTGTCAACGAAAAGGGAATTGCGATCATCGATGAGATGCTTGACTGGGAAGAAGAACTTAAGATAAAATCCACTGAGCTTGACAACGGTGCAACGATCATCGACTGTGGTGTCGATATGGAAGGCGGCTATGATGCGGGCATGTACCTGTCACGCTTATGTGTTGCTGACCTTGCAGATCTCAGTTACACTAAATTCGATATTGGCGGGCTCCCAATGCCTGCAATACAGGTTGCCACTGATCATCCTACAATTGCATGCATGGCCTCCCAGTATGCAGGCTGGAGAATCTCCGTGGGTAAATACTTCGGAATGGGCTCCGGTCCTGCAAGAGCACTTGGTCTCAAGCCAAAGGAGCTCTACGAGGAGATCGGTTACAAGGATGATTCCGAATTTGCGGTACTTGTTATGGAATCAAGTGCCCTTCCAACCGAAGAGGTAGTCGAATATATAGCCAAGCATTGCAGTGTCGACACAGAGAATGTTTACATTGCTGTTGCACCCACCGCTTCCATCGCAGGCTGCGTGCAGATATCAGCCCGCGTAGTTGAGACAGGCATACACAAGCTTGAATCCATCGGCTTTGACATTAACACCATTAAGAGTGGCTTTGGTGTTGCTCCCATAGCACCGATAGTAGGAGACGATACAAAGTGCATGGGCTCCACCAACGACTGTATCATCTATTGTGGTGAGACCTATTATACCGTAGAGTACGGAGATGCCGAGAAGCTCGAGGAATTTGTAAAGAAGGCGCCATCCACAACCTCTAAGGACTTCGGTAAACCCTTCTATAACACTTTCAAAGAGGCCGGCTTTGACTTCTTCAAGGTGGATGCAGGCATGTTCGCCCCAGCAAAGATCACAATAAATGACCTCAAGTCCAAGAAGTCCTTCACCAGCGGAAAGATCAATCCGGGTATCCTCCTGGAATCCTTCAAGGTAAAAGAGGTATAA
- a CDS encoding multisensor signal transduction histidine kinase produces MISRTKYKILVVDDELLNVELMRAYLSNDYDVITAYNGKDALGKVKTEEPDIILLDVMMPDMDGYEVCRIIRHDYKIDFIPIIMITALTSKEDHQKGIEAGADEFLKKPVGKFELDRKLSSLLRIKQQHDALLMDRNKAYDYMDYVGVLIAVLDKNYNLVHINKKGSDFLGYKKERVVNKNWISSFVPENYSSEVRRSYDDLLSGFTKKNEYQEYPLIVSSGEERLFLWYDSLLRDEEGNFSGILISGEDVTERRKAEVQLHEYARQLERSNELKDLFTDILRHDLLNPAGLIKSFSELLIDVEMDESKKSIIENISKSTNKLIDLIEGAAHLAKLESIDEIGFVRMDVASMLTDSVHNFSLDMQNKGVNIDLLFEGAYPAVVNPMIERVFSNLVSNAVKYTAYESSIKVKIDDVGDKWKISFTDQGDGIPDKDKLAVFERFKRLHKDSVRGTGIGLAIVKRIIDLHNEQVGVLDNPQGQGSVFWLTLKKAE; encoded by the coding sequence ATGATTTCCAGAACCAAGTATAAAATACTCGTTGTCGATGATGAGCTGCTGAATGTAGAGCTTATGCGTGCATACCTTAGTAACGACTATGATGTTATTACTGCCTACAATGGCAAAGATGCGCTTGGAAAAGTCAAAACTGAAGAACCGGACATTATTTTACTTGATGTGATGATGCCTGACATGGATGGCTATGAAGTTTGCAGAATTATCAGGCACGATTACAAGATAGATTTTATCCCGATAATTATGATAACGGCACTTACCTCAAAGGAAGATCACCAGAAAGGAATTGAGGCAGGTGCTGATGAGTTCTTGAAAAAGCCAGTTGGCAAGTTCGAACTGGACCGGAAACTATCATCTCTTTTAAGGATTAAGCAGCAGCATGATGCTTTGCTCATGGATCGCAATAAAGCTTATGACTATATGGATTACGTAGGTGTGCTGATTGCAGTACTGGATAAGAACTACAATCTTGTGCACATCAATAAGAAAGGTTCGGACTTCCTCGGATACAAAAAAGAAAGGGTAGTTAATAAGAACTGGATAAGTTCTTTCGTACCTGAAAATTATTCTTCAGAAGTGAGAAGGTCCTATGATGACCTGTTGAGTGGCTTCACTAAAAAGAATGAGTATCAGGAGTATCCCCTTATAGTAAGCAGCGGCGAGGAGCGACTTTTCCTATGGTATGATTCTCTGCTCAGGGATGAGGAGGGCAACTTCTCCGGGATTCTGATATCCGGTGAAGATGTAACTGAAAGGAGGAAGGCAGAGGTCCAGTTGCATGAATACGCCCGTCAGCTGGAGCGCTCCAATGAACTTAAGGATCTCTTTACTGATATTCTGCGGCATGATCTTTTGAATCCTGCAGGACTTATAAAGTCTTTCAGTGAGCTCCTGATAGATGTCGAGATGGATGAAAGCAAGAAATCCATCATTGAAAATATCTCAAAATCAACTAACAAACTCATCGATCTTATAGAAGGTGCCGCTCATCTCGCAAAACTGGAATCAATTGATGAAATAGGATTTGTAAGGATGGATGTTGCTTCTATGTTAACGGATTCTGTCCACAATTTCTCACTGGACATGCAAAATAAAGGAGTTAATATCGATCTTCTGTTCGAGGGAGCATATCCTGCTGTAGTCAACCCTATGATAGAAAGAGTATTCAGCAATCTGGTGTCAAACGCCGTGAAATATACCGCTTATGAAAGTAGCATCAAAGTAAAGATAGATGATGTGGGTGACAAGTGGAAAATAAGTTTCACGGACCAGGGAGATGGTATTCCTGACAAGGACAAGCTTGCTGTATTTGAGCGCTTCAAACGCCTGCATAAAGACAGCGTAAGAGGCACTGGTATAGGGCTTGCAATTGTCAAGAGGATAATTGACCTGCATAACGAGCAGGTTGGGGTGCTTGACAACCCGCAAGGTCAGGGGAGTGTTTTCTGGCTGACCCTGAAAAAAGCAGAATAA
- a CDS encoding cytochrome b5, with translation MKWGKKMRKFTREELSKYDGKTSKEIYVAYKGNVYDMTGSGTWMDGEHYDHEGGRDLTQQMDDAPHADEVFEEYKIIGELAD, from the coding sequence TTGAAATGGGGTAAGAAGATGAGAAAATTCACAAGAGAAGAACTTTCAAAGTATGACGGAAAGACATCAAAAGAAATATATGTAGCTTACAAAGGGAATGTCTATGATATGACCGGCAGTGGTACCTGGATGGACGGGGAGCATTACGATCATGAAGGCGGACGCGACCTTACTCAACAGATGGATGATGCACCTCATGCAGACGAGGTCTTTGAGGAGTATAAGATCATCGGAGAACTAGCGGATTGA